The Thermosynechococcus sp. genome has a segment encoding these proteins:
- a CDS encoding CHAT domain-containing protein — translation MKTLQRYLFTIALAFGGLCSGAVYSQITPAINGTNTTVIHNGQQIDISGGSLSANGQNLFHLFRNFNVGNGQIVNFLSNPQIRNILAGVNGGNASYINGLIQITGGNSNLYLLNPAGIVFGPNARLNLPAAFHAATAQRVLFEGGVFDVNGQNLYAALNGQPIGFEFLSKGLIINEGELRVGNGQSLSLMAHQVINTGTLAAPAGNIHITAVPETGMVRVSQEGMLLSLEIPQERLPSGGAIAAVELPSLLTGNGSQPVNSVIQNPDGTIHLVHDPSKIPTTTNTAVISGSLSVANPIGTGGKITITGQHIALINTNLTASGQFGGGTILLGGDYRGGTTGTNRLDSSFNARNLFINSGSVIAADAVNQGNGGTVIAWADNSTQFGGTITARGGQLGGNGGFVETSGRELLSVWGTVDATAANGQSGTWLLDPRNVTISSGTSNGTFSGANPDIFTPTGDNASVGNTAIEAALNSGTSVIITTGDTGSQEGNISIAAPIIKTAGGDASLTFQAANNISVNYDIQSQAGRLNIILHADADNNGAGAIQLSSVSLISNGGNIVLGGGSNPLTSPAIGVTPANAGVDIQFSILNAGGGHIRIHGSSEYTMGVEISNSSILTSGSGEITILGTGGSVFTVLDGISIQNSSIRAEAGNLTLTGTGGGLGSEVFSNFGIYLEESQIQTTTGNITLTGTGGANYEGIGIRSYSTSINSESGNIILRGTGGESGGVGFLLEAATDTSYPAEITTAGNGNILIEGRGTGGNEGLVMQGSGWLTLAVRDGVLTLAAQGGIDVSSDLDDLNLNIYSGGAGRLIFQPIDAATPVGLGDGATGDLIVNQFLLNGITGGFSLITIGHPSGTGLIDVRPFSLNYNLALQTPAPGSQGIRFNGSGATNLNGRNLTLNSGGGVTQGSHAISGGTLQLLGQGPFTLNNANNDFQALSGNVTGNVNLSNQGALGIVSFNNGVNGLTTGINTNGNTLILNLASGDLTQSAPIRSGSLGLLLQNGSATLTNPDNQVGTLAAQLNSSGDLRFVNNGSLTVGSVNPTGITARNVFLQTLAGDIVLNAPISAVGTGDAIVLVAQENFINNYGPNVFSTPNGRWLVYSTDPNLNIKGGLTGSEQFNATYPQPALFSGSGFLYRVSQAPPPVPPESPPSETPTPPPVPPESQIQEDLGQILLGQEIQSTQLPQNTAQVVYFPGVDTIRQQISAAFDQGDYNSAIKLLQQLYSFEFSEYFGEFLSTPGQGGLQFFDIDQIKELLGRIAQETGQKPALSYVFWRPKQLDIFIITPQGEPIYQPVQVPQETVRRVIAAFNQEVRDPRKTNSESYLPFAQQLYQWIMGSVDPELQARGINTLVFALDEGLRTMPLAALHTGSNLISSTVSDSPIGRNGQFLVERYNLALIPSINLVDTRYQPLQNASVLAMGASKFTDQSPLPAAPIELQTITQVVGQGQVFLNEAFTVSNLESQRRRSLYPILHLATHAEFNPGKPQNSYIQFWDRQLSMAQLRQLRLFRPPTELMTLSACRTAVGDINAELGFAGLSLQAGVKSSVASLWYVSDEGTLALMTAFYGQLRTAPIKAEALRQAQLAMIHRQVVIEENHLRSAGLQGGLSIPLPQEVQTGGRRLLSHPYFWAGFTMIGSPW, via the coding sequence GTGAAAACTCTACAACGGTATCTATTTACCATTGCCTTAGCCTTTGGGGGACTGTGCAGTGGCGCTGTTTACAGCCAGATCACCCCAGCTATCAATGGCACTAACACCACCGTCATCCACAATGGTCAACAGATTGATATTAGCGGTGGCAGCCTATCGGCGAATGGTCAAAATCTCTTTCACCTCTTCCGTAACTTCAATGTTGGCAATGGCCAAATCGTCAACTTTCTCTCTAATCCGCAAATTCGCAACATTCTTGCGGGCGTCAATGGTGGCAACGCCAGTTATATCAATGGCTTGATTCAAATCACAGGTGGCAACAGTAACCTGTATCTGCTCAACCCTGCGGGGATCGTTTTTGGCCCCAATGCCCGCTTGAATCTCCCCGCTGCTTTCCATGCCGCCACCGCTCAACGGGTGCTGTTTGAAGGAGGGGTTTTTGATGTCAATGGCCAGAACCTCTATGCAGCCCTCAATGGTCAGCCCATAGGCTTTGAATTCCTGAGTAAAGGCCTCATCATCAATGAAGGCGAGCTGAGGGTTGGTAACGGTCAAAGCCTCAGCCTAATGGCACACCAAGTGATCAATACGGGTACACTCGCAGCGCCCGCCGGCAATATCCACATTACAGCTGTGCCTGAAACAGGAATGGTGCGGGTCTCCCAAGAGGGAATGCTGCTCAGTCTTGAGATTCCTCAGGAGCGACTACCCTCTGGAGGAGCGATCGCTGCTGTGGAGTTACCCAGCTTACTCACCGGCAATGGTTCACAACCCGTCAACAGCGTCATTCAAAACCCCGATGGCACCATTCACCTTGTCCATGACCCCAGTAAAATCCCCACCACAACCAACACCGCCGTCATCAGTGGCAGCCTTTCCGTCGCCAATCCCATAGGTACTGGTGGCAAAATCACGATCACCGGTCAACATATCGCCCTTATCAATACCAACTTAACTGCTTCTGGTCAATTCGGTGGTGGCACGATTCTCTTAGGGGGCGATTACCGCGGGGGAACAACAGGCACCAATCGACTGGATAGCAGCTTCAATGCCCGTAACCTCTTTATCAACAGTGGGAGCGTGATTGCAGCGGATGCCGTCAATCAAGGCAATGGCGGCACCGTCATTGCATGGGCAGACAACAGCACTCAATTTGGCGGCACTATCACTGCACGCGGCGGTCAACTTGGCGGTAATGGGGGCTTTGTTGAAACCTCCGGTCGAGAATTACTGAGCGTTTGGGGAACAGTAGATGCCACTGCAGCTAATGGTCAGTCCGGTACATGGCTCCTTGACCCACGCAATGTCACCATTAGCAGCGGCACCAGTAACGGTACATTTTCTGGTGCCAACCCTGATATTTTTACCCCCACAGGTGATAATGCCTCTGTTGGGAATACCGCCATTGAAGCTGCTCTGAATTCCGGGACTAGTGTCATCATCACAACTGGTGATACTGGAAGCCAAGAGGGTAATATTTCTATTGCTGCTCCTATTATCAAGACAGCAGGGGGCGACGCCTCCCTAACGTTCCAAGCCGCAAATAACATTTCTGTTAATTATGACATTCAATCACAAGCAGGCCGACTAAATATCATTCTCCATGCCGATGCTGATAACAACGGTGCCGGTGCCATTCAATTAAGCTCAGTCTCACTTATTTCTAACGGTGGCAATATTGTTTTGGGGGGCGGTTCTAATCCTCTCACCAGTCCAGCGATCGGTGTCACCCCGGCCAATGCTGGGGTTGATATCCAATTCTCTATCCTCAATGCAGGTGGTGGCCATATTAGGATTCATGGCAGCAGTGAATACACTATGGGGGTAGAGATCAGCAACAGTTCAATCCTCACCTCCGGATCTGGGGAGATCACCATTCTAGGGACAGGTGGTAGTGTTTTTACCGTTTTGGATGGTATCTCAATTCAGAACTCCTCAATCAGGGCCGAGGCTGGCAATCTTACCTTGACCGGCACGGGCGGCGGCTTAGGCTCTGAAGTATTTTCCAACTTTGGCATCTATCTTGAAGAGTCACAAATTCAAACCACGACAGGGAATATTACCCTTACAGGTACTGGCGGTGCGAATTACGAGGGTATCGGTATTCGGAGTTACTCTACATCCATTAACAGTGAGAGCGGTAACATCATCCTTAGGGGCACAGGGGGCGAATCCGGCGGGGTTGGTTTTCTTTTAGAAGCAGCAACTGATACCAGCTACCCTGCCGAAATCACAACGGCTGGCAATGGCAATATCCTCATTGAAGGTCGCGGCACGGGTGGTAATGAGGGTCTGGTCATGCAGGGCTCTGGCTGGCTGACACTAGCTGTTCGAGATGGCGTGCTTACATTAGCAGCCCAAGGGGGGATTGACGTCTCTAGTGACCTAGATGATCTAAATCTAAATATCTACAGTGGCGGAGCAGGCCGCCTTATCTTTCAACCGATTGATGCCGCTACCCCTGTTGGCCTTGGCGATGGTGCGACGGGTGACTTAATCGTTAATCAGTTTCTCCTCAACGGAATCACCGGTGGCTTCTCATTAATTACCATCGGTCACCCTAGTGGTACTGGTTTGATTGATGTTCGCCCCTTCAGCCTCAACTACAATCTTGCCCTACAAACTCCTGCGCCAGGCTCCCAAGGTATTCGTTTCAATGGCTCTGGCGCGACGAATCTCAATGGTCGTAATCTGACACTCAATAGCGGTGGCGGCGTTACTCAGGGGAGCCATGCCATTTCTGGGGGAACACTCCAACTCCTCGGACAGGGACCTTTCACCCTCAACAATGCCAACAATGACTTTCAGGCACTCTCAGGAAATGTCACTGGCAATGTGAACTTGAGTAATCAAGGCGCTCTAGGTATCGTCAGTTTCAACAATGGTGTCAATGGTCTCACTACTGGTATCAACACAAATGGCAATACCTTAATCCTTAACTTAGCCAGTGGTGATCTAACCCAGAGCGCGCCTATCCGATCCGGCAGCTTGGGCTTGCTCCTACAAAATGGCAGTGCAACTCTAACTAACCCCGATAACCAAGTGGGCACACTTGCTGCTCAGTTGAACAGTTCTGGGGATCTTCGATTCGTTAATAACGGCTCCCTTACCGTTGGCAGTGTTAACCCAACGGGCATTACAGCGCGCAATGTTTTTCTGCAAACATTAGCAGGCGATATTGTTCTCAATGCGCCAATTTCTGCTGTTGGGACCGGGGATGCGATTGTCCTTGTTGCGCAAGAGAACTTTATTAACAACTATGGTCCAAATGTCTTCAGTACCCCCAACGGTCGCTGGCTAGTTTATTCAACTGACCCGAATCTTAATATCAAGGGCGGCCTCACGGGTTCAGAGCAATTCAACGCCACCTATCCTCAGCCTGCTCTATTTTCTGGTTCTGGTTTTCTCTATCGAGTTTCTCAGGCACCCCCACCAGTACCTCCAGAATCCCCACCCTCGGAAACACCCACACCCCCACCAGTACCTCCAGAATCCCAAATTCAAGAAGATCTAGGTCAAATTTTACTTGGCCAGGAGATACAAAGCACTCAACTGCCCCAGAATACTGCTCAAGTCGTTTACTTCCCCGGAGTTGATACCATCCGTCAGCAAATCAGTGCCGCTTTTGATCAGGGAGATTACAACAGTGCTATCAAACTGCTTCAGCAGCTTTATTCCTTTGAGTTTAGTGAGTACTTTGGTGAATTTTTGAGTACTCCTGGCCAAGGGGGACTACAGTTCTTTGATATTGATCAAATCAAAGAATTATTGGGGCGTATAGCTCAAGAAACAGGTCAAAAACCTGCGCTAAGCTATGTCTTTTGGCGACCTAAACAGTTAGATATTTTCATCATTACACCTCAAGGGGAACCTATTTATCAACCCGTTCAAGTGCCCCAAGAAACAGTGCGTCGCGTCATTGCTGCCTTTAACCAAGAGGTGCGAGATCCAAGAAAAACCAATAGCGAATCCTATCTACCCTTCGCGCAGCAGCTCTACCAATGGATCATGGGTAGTGTTGATCCTGAGTTGCAAGCACGAGGCATTAATACGCTGGTTTTTGCCCTTGATGAGGGGTTACGGACTATGCCGCTGGCTGCTTTGCACACAGGGTCAAATCTTATTTCCTCGACAGTTAGTGATAGTCCAATAGGTCGTAATGGTCAGTTTCTAGTGGAACGCTATAACCTGGCTCTCATTCCCAGTATCAACTTGGTGGATACCCGCTACCAGCCGTTGCAAAACGCCTCGGTATTGGCAATGGGCGCCTCCAAGTTCACAGATCAAAGTCCTTTGCCAGCAGCTCCTATCGAGCTACAAACAATTACTCAAGTGGTAGGTCAAGGGCAAGTATTCCTCAATGAAGCTTTTACGGTCTCAAACCTGGAAAGCCAGCGGCGGCGCAGTCTCTACCCTATCCTGCATCTGGCGACCCATGCTGAATTTAATCCAGGTAAGCCACAAAATTCTTATATTCAGTTTTGGGATAGGCAGCTTTCAATGGCTCAATTACGGCAGTTGCGTTTATTCCGGCCACCCACAGAGCTCATGACCCTGAGTGCCTGTCGCACAGCGGTAGGAGATATCAACGCAGAACTTGGGTTTGCCGGACTGTCGCTGCAAGCGGGGGTGAAGAGTTCTGTGGCCAGCCTTTGGTATGTCAGTGATGAAGGGACACTGGCCTTGATGACGGCATTTTATGGCCAGTTGAGAACTGCTCCGATTAAAGCAGAGGCCCTGCGACAGGCCCAGCTTGCCATGATCCACCGGCAGGTTGTGATTGAGGAGAATCATCTGCGCAGTGCTGGACTGCAGGGAGGGCTTTCGATTCCTTTGCCCCAAGAAGTTCAAACTGGAGGTAGGCGTCTACTTTCTCATCCATACTTTTGGGCAGGGTTTACGATGATTGGTAGCCCTTGGTAG
- a CDS encoding aspartate-semialdehyde dehydrogenase, which produces MVLAQGLRVGILGATGAVGTEILAILGERSFPVAELRLLASPRSAGQALSFRETVLPVEAVSEQTLKGLDLILASAGASVSRQWLPIAVKGGAIAIDNSSAYRMEPNVPLVVPEVNPEDLKTHQGIIANPNCTTILMTVALWPLHQVRPIRRIVAATYQSASGAGAKAMQELKDQALDILKGQPPRTAAFPYPLAFNLFPHNSPLNEQGYCQEEMKMVNETRKIFHAPQLRLTATCVRVPVLRAHSEALNVEFFEPFPLQEARDRLQTAPGVQFVEDWQRNYFPMPLEATGKDPVLVGRLRQDISEPNALELWLCGDQIRKGAALNAVQIAESLIAQGLL; this is translated from the coding sequence ATAGTCTTGGCACAGGGATTACGAGTTGGCATTTTAGGAGCCACAGGTGCGGTTGGCACAGAAATTTTGGCCATTTTGGGGGAACGGTCGTTCCCAGTAGCAGAGTTACGTCTGTTGGCTTCGCCTCGTTCAGCAGGTCAAGCCCTCTCGTTTCGTGAGACCGTGCTGCCTGTGGAGGCGGTGAGTGAACAGACCCTCAAAGGGTTGGATCTCATTCTGGCTTCGGCAGGGGCAAGTGTGTCGCGGCAGTGGCTGCCGATCGCGGTCAAAGGGGGAGCGATCGCCATTGATAATTCCAGTGCCTATCGCATGGAACCTAACGTTCCCTTAGTGGTGCCCGAAGTCAACCCTGAAGATCTAAAAACACACCAAGGCATCATTGCCAATCCTAACTGCACAACAATTTTGATGACGGTTGCGCTATGGCCATTGCATCAGGTGCGACCGATTCGGCGGATTGTGGCGGCCACCTATCAGTCGGCCAGTGGGGCGGGGGCAAAGGCTATGCAAGAACTCAAGGATCAAGCCCTCGATATTCTAAAGGGACAGCCACCGCGCACAGCGGCCTTTCCCTATCCCTTGGCCTTTAACCTCTTTCCCCACAATTCTCCCCTCAATGAACAGGGCTACTGCCAAGAGGAAATGAAGATGGTCAATGAAACCCGCAAAATTTTCCATGCTCCCCAGTTGCGGTTAACGGCCACCTGTGTTCGGGTACCCGTGTTGCGTGCCCATTCGGAAGCCCTCAATGTGGAATTTTTTGAGCCTTTTCCACTGCAGGAGGCCCGCGATCGCCTGCAAACAGCGCCGGGGGTACAGTTTGTTGAGGATTGGCAGCGCAACTATTTCCCCATGCCCCTCGAGGCAACAGGTAAGGACCCAGTGCTTGTGGGGCGGCTGCGCCAAGACATTTCAGAACCCAATGCCCTTGAACTATGGCTGTGTGGGGATCAAATTCGCAAGGGAGCGGCATTGAATGCGGTGCAAATTGCTGAATCCCTGATTGCCCAAGGACTGCTTTAA
- a CDS encoding DUF1838 domain-containing protein, with the protein MPAAELIQKWLSARDWVRVRADLEGKTTFIAWQGAVYSFVPQERRRHLFNMVGMSAARCLPHPEGGWYFLSRELTFYLDPENGSLCDRWHNPWTDEVVPVIPVANDPVQGLFRREVPAQVSERTTTFQFDLFPYYDNPLARDKRFQAYSPQPIYQAAELFKLTVATADLQQDTPTIADVHLSWSRMGPWLPWMKMGDRPGYLIYSATGCKALSVEDLPPLLQEQLEQLPQYREAPREYREGADMTSWLYFQEHFEAYLERLGEPSPDIGRSPPEPADQ; encoded by the coding sequence ATGCCCGCTGCTGAATTGATTCAAAAATGGTTGAGTGCTCGCGATTGGGTGCGGGTGCGGGCAGATTTGGAGGGCAAGACGACGTTTATCGCATGGCAGGGAGCCGTGTATAGCTTTGTTCCCCAAGAGCGTCGCCGTCACCTCTTCAACATGGTTGGCATGAGTGCCGCTCGCTGTTTGCCCCATCCCGAGGGCGGGTGGTATTTTCTTTCCCGTGAATTAACGTTTTATCTGGATCCAGAAAATGGATCCCTGTGCGATCGCTGGCACAATCCTTGGACAGACGAGGTAGTTCCCGTGATTCCGGTTGCCAATGATCCTGTACAGGGGCTATTTCGCCGTGAGGTACCTGCTCAAGTCAGTGAGCGAACCACGACGTTTCAGTTTGATCTGTTTCCCTACTACGACAATCCCTTGGCTAGGGATAAGCGGTTTCAAGCCTACAGCCCCCAACCCATCTACCAAGCAGCAGAACTCTTTAAGCTAACGGTGGCCACTGCCGATTTACAACAGGATACGCCGACCATTGCCGATGTCCATTTGTCTTGGAGTCGGATGGGTCCTTGGTTGCCTTGGATGAAGATGGGCGATCGCCCCGGTTATCTCATCTATAGCGCGACCGGCTGCAAAGCCCTGAGTGTGGAAGACTTGCCCCCTCTCCTCCAAGAGCAATTAGAGCAACTGCCCCAATACCGGGAAGCCCCCAGGGAATACCGCGAGGGCGCAGATATGACCTCGTGGCTGTATTTTCAGGAGCACTTCGAAGCCTACTTAGAAAGGCTGGGGGAGCCATCACCTGATATTGGGCGATCGCCCCCTGAACCTGCTGATCAATGA
- a CDS encoding AI-2E family transporter, translating into MSQPAASGHWWNHLSIASRFLIIGLAGPILTLNFWAFATVLKFFGPLVAVLVLASLFAFLLNYPVRWMEEQGNPRGPSAIFVFLLALVLIAIIALVVVPNLFNQAQQLIARLPEWFNSSQRRLLEFGQWVDSLNLPVTVDVDALANQLLEKLKDQLQSLAREALNLILGTLSSAVDVLINLILTVVLTFYLLQHGDELWEGLLSWLPNTVRPTVSETIRRSFESYFIGQLVLGLCMGIGLTTIFIFLKVPYGLLFGVIIGVMALVPFGGTVGIISISLLVALQDVWLSLKVVGFAFLYQQFLENVVAPRIIGSFTGLNPVWVFLAILTGARASGLVGVLIAVPIAVVIKTFLVSVRSRLSTEEDVDATVALPNHPPPLPPVSSSMKPSSVE; encoded by the coding sequence ATGAGCCAACCTGCGGCCTCGGGTCACTGGTGGAATCACCTCTCCATTGCCAGTCGGTTTCTGATTATTGGCTTGGCAGGGCCAATTTTGACGCTGAATTTCTGGGCATTTGCCACCGTTCTCAAGTTCTTTGGGCCACTGGTGGCAGTGCTTGTCCTTGCCTCTCTATTTGCCTTTTTGCTGAACTACCCGGTGCGCTGGATGGAGGAACAGGGAAACCCCCGCGGACCCTCAGCAATTTTCGTCTTTCTGCTCGCCTTGGTACTGATTGCCATCATTGCCTTGGTTGTGGTGCCCAATCTCTTTAATCAGGCACAACAACTCATTGCCCGTCTGCCGGAATGGTTTAACTCCAGCCAACGGCGACTCTTGGAATTTGGTCAGTGGGTGGACTCCCTCAATCTACCGGTGACGGTGGATGTGGATGCCCTTGCCAATCAACTGTTGGAAAAACTTAAGGATCAATTGCAAAGCTTAGCTCGCGAGGCACTGAATTTAATCTTGGGCACCCTCAGCAGTGCGGTGGATGTGCTGATTAACCTGATTTTGACGGTTGTGCTCACGTTTTATTTGTTGCAGCATGGTGATGAATTGTGGGAGGGTCTCCTCAGTTGGCTGCCAAATACGGTCCGCCCCACGGTTTCAGAAACAATACGCCGCAGTTTTGAGAGCTATTTTATTGGTCAGCTGGTACTGGGGCTATGCATGGGGATTGGCTTGACCACGATTTTCATTTTTCTCAAGGTGCCCTATGGACTGCTCTTTGGTGTCATTATTGGCGTGATGGCTTTGGTGCCCTTTGGCGGCACGGTGGGGATCATTTCCATTAGTTTGCTGGTTGCCCTTCAGGATGTTTGGCTCTCCCTTAAGGTGGTCGGGTTTGCCTTTCTCTATCAGCAGTTTTTGGAGAATGTGGTTGCGCCACGGATCATTGGTAGCTTTACGGGCTTAAATCCGGTGTGGGTTTTTTTGGCGATCCTAACGGGCGCTAGGGCTTCGGGTTTAGTTGGGGTTCTAATTGCAGTTCCGATCGCCGTGGTGATCAAGACCTTCCTTGTGAGTGTGCGATCGCGCCTCAGTACTGAGGAAGACGTGGACGCCACCGTTGCACTCCCCAATCATCCGCCCCCCTTACCGCCGGTTTCTTCCTCAATGAAGCCATCCTCAGTGGAGTAG
- the murD gene encoding UDP-N-acetylmuramoyl-L-alanine--D-glutamate ligase has product MPTVHVIGLGRSGIAAARLLKRQGWQVEVSDRRQTPALQSQQQLLQAEGIPVQLNYDFDLQTLVSVGLHVPDEIVISPGVPWHSPALVTARQAGIPIRGEVEIAWRTLAHRPWVCITGTNGKTTTTALTAAIFQAAGYHAPACGNIGKSICEVALTASALDWVIAEISSYQLESSPPLQPQFALWTTLTPDHLERHGTLDAYVATKAHLMNGAKQVILNGDDPYLRQHMVNRWSKAWWISTQGAAALPKGIEQGIYIAEDQVWFQDQPLLPTHILQMPGQHNQQNFLLAVATAHLAGIPAKTIAKGVAGFAGVPHRLERIRQWRQVEWINDSKATNYDAAEIGLRSVTGPVILIAGGQAKKGDDRPWLNLIQEKAAWVLLIGEAAPQFAQRLEAIGFTNYEIMETLDRAVAAAAELVTQYPIKTVLFSPGCASFDQYQNFEERGDHFRQLCLEL; this is encoded by the coding sequence ATGCCAACTGTTCATGTGATTGGTCTTGGTCGCTCTGGCATTGCTGCCGCCCGTTTACTCAAACGTCAAGGTTGGCAAGTGGAGGTCAGTGACCGCCGTCAAACTCCAGCGCTGCAATCTCAACAGCAACTGCTGCAAGCTGAAGGCATCCCCGTTCAACTCAACTATGACTTTGATTTGCAAACTCTTGTCAGCGTTGGCCTGCATGTTCCCGATGAAATTGTCATTAGTCCGGGGGTACCATGGCACTCACCGGCACTCGTTACCGCTCGCCAAGCCGGCATCCCCATCCGCGGTGAAGTAGAAATTGCGTGGCGGACCCTGGCCCATCGGCCCTGGGTATGTATTACGGGCACCAACGGTAAAACAACCACTACCGCACTCACGGCTGCCATTTTTCAAGCAGCGGGGTACCATGCCCCCGCCTGTGGCAATATCGGCAAGAGTATTTGCGAAGTGGCTTTGACCGCTAGCGCCCTTGATTGGGTGATTGCTGAGATTAGTAGCTATCAATTAGAGTCGAGCCCCCCCCTCCAACCCCAATTTGCCCTTTGGACAACCCTCACGCCGGATCACTTGGAACGCCACGGTACCCTTGACGCCTATGTGGCAACCAAAGCCCACCTAATGAACGGTGCCAAACAAGTGATTCTCAATGGCGATGATCCCTATCTGCGTCAGCACATGGTGAATCGTTGGTCCAAGGCATGGTGGATCAGTACTCAAGGGGCAGCAGCCCTGCCCAAGGGGATTGAACAGGGCATCTACATTGCTGAAGATCAAGTGTGGTTTCAGGATCAGCCCCTCCTGCCTACCCATATCCTGCAAATGCCGGGTCAACACAATCAGCAAAACTTTCTTCTAGCGGTGGCAACTGCTCATTTAGCCGGTATTCCCGCCAAAACGATCGCCAAAGGGGTGGCCGGGTTTGCCGGTGTGCCCCATCGCCTAGAGCGGATTCGTCAATGGCGACAGGTGGAGTGGATCAACGACAGCAAAGCCACCAATTATGATGCCGCAGAAATTGGACTGCGCTCTGTGACAGGTCCGGTGATCCTTATTGCTGGGGGACAGGCCAAAAAGGGGGACGATCGCCCTTGGCTCAACCTGATTCAGGAGAAAGCTGCTTGGGTGCTCTTAATTGGTGAAGCGGCACCGCAGTTTGCCCAGCGCCTCGAGGCGATCGGTTTTACAAATTATGAGATCATGGAGACACTGGATCGGGCAGTGGCGGCGGCGGCTGAACTGGTGACCCAGTATCCGATCAAAACCGTGCTCTTTTCCCCTGGCTGTGCCAGCTTTGACCAATATCAGAACTTTGAAGAACGCGGTGATCACTTTCGTCAACTGTGCTTAGAGCTATGA
- a CDS encoding SH3 domain-containing protein — translation MKPGVRLLQWLLGTFLGLGLMTLVVAALIMPLLFNLLWPPPRPEVEAHNSPPPTPAKSSANSPSPTPEPTPTQSARPNPEGRVIYGDGLRVRDRPSREANALGGVAFDEVVTILGRSEDGEWLKIRTKNNLEGWVLAFGVQETPPQSPASSETPQ, via the coding sequence ATGAAACCAGGTGTGCGTCTGCTGCAATGGCTCTTGGGAACTTTTTTGGGCTTAGGCCTGATGACCCTTGTGGTTGCTGCCCTCATCATGCCCCTCCTCTTTAACCTGCTCTGGCCACCGCCGCGTCCTGAGGTGGAGGCACACAATTCGCCACCACCGACGCCAGCAAAGTCCTCAGCGAATTCACCCTCACCCACGCCTGAACCAACCCCGACTCAGTCAGCGCGGCCAAATCCTGAAGGGCGAGTGATCTATGGAGATGGTTTGCGGGTGCGCGATCGCCCCAGTCGGGAAGCAAATGCCCTAGGGGGTGTGGCCTTTGATGAGGTGGTGACGATCCTAGGGCGCAGTGAGGATGGGGAATGGCTGAAGATTCGCACTAAAAATAATCTTGAAGGCTGGGTACTGGCCTTTGGGGTGCAGGAAACACCCCCTCAATCCCCCGCCTCCAGTGAGACACCCCAGTAG